TAAGGACTTGAATGACGAATGACAAAATCCGAATGACGAATGAATGAAACAAGCCCACGGGTTGCAACCCGTGGGCTTGTTTTGTTGACAACAACGTGTTGGAAATAGTATTCGATGGCGATGCTTTTGCTTATCCCTTGAAACGCCCGACGATGAGCGAGATGTTCTGCCCGCCGAAGCCGAAGCTGTTGCTCAAGGCCACGTCGCAGCGCGATTGCCGGGCGGCATTGGGAATGTAATCTAAATCGCACTCCGGATCGGGCGTGTCGTAATTGATGGTCGGCGGCAAAGCGTTGTCGCGGATGGCCATCAAACAAATCACCAACTCGGTGGCGCCTGCCGCGGCGATTAAATGACCCAGCATGCTTTTGGTGCTGGAAACCGGCACCTTGTAGGCGTGGTCGCCGAAAATGGTTTTGATGGCCAGCGTTTCGACCTTGTCGTTGACGTCGGTGCTGGTGCCGTGGGCGTTGATGTAATGCACGTCGGTGGGATTCAGCCCGGCATCTTCCAAGGCCAGCCGAATGCAGCCGGCGCCGCCGCGTCCTTCGGGGTGGGTATCGGTAATGCGATAAGCGTCGGCGGTGGAGCCGTAACCGAGCAACTCGCCGTAAATTTTTGCGCCGCGGGCTTTGGCGTGTTCGAGTTCCTCCACCAGGAGCATGGTGGACCCTTCGCCGAGCACAAACCCGTCGCGATCTTTATCGAACGGGCGAGAAGCCTTGGTGGGCGCATCGTTGCGGGTGGAAAGGGCGGTGAGCAGATTGAAGCCTGTCACGCCGAACGGATGGATCATGCTGTGGGTGCCGCCGGAGAGCATGATTTCGGCCTCGCCCCGGCGGATGAGTTCCGCGGCCTCTCCCACGGCCTGGCTGCTGGCGGCGCACGCGGTTAGACAGTTGGCGTTAGGACCTTGTGCGTTGAACATGGAGGCCAGATGCGCGGCGGGCATGTGCGGCTCCTGCTCCAATTCCGCCATGGGGTGGAGCGTTTCCAAACCCTCGCGGGTGAAGGCCGCCACATCAAGTTGTTCTCCCTCCAGCGCGTGCGCCATCATCCGCGTGAAGCTGGCAAAATCTTGCTGGCCTTCGCCGCTGCCCAAGTACACGCCGAAGCGGGTGGGATCGAACCGGCTGCCGTCCAATCCCGAATCTTGCATGGCTTGCTTGGCGGCGCCGGCGGCGAAGCGCGTGTGGCGACCGCGATATTTCCAACGCTCCGGGTCCTCGCCGGCATCGGCAATATCCCAATTTTTGACCTCGGCGGAAATTTTGGTGGGAAAATTGCTGGCGTCGAAATGCGTGGTGTAACCCACGCCCGATTCTCCCTTCAGCAGCCGCTGCCACATTTCGTCGACCGAATTGCCCAAGGGTGTGACGCAACCGACGCCGGTAATGACGACACGACGCTTCATAATAAAGTTCCTTATTCCACTGGCGGCGAAATTCCCGTCATGGCGAATGGCGCCGGATGACTTGAGCTGGGATGAATACTAGGCGGGCGAGGCTTTCTGGCAAAGATTGACGATGGGGGGAGAACTGGACTTCGTGGGGGATTATTTCACGGCCGCGTTTTGGGCGCTTAAGAACGGATCGCTTTCGGCCATGTGAGGGTGAATTTGGAGTGGGTTTCCGGCGGCATCGCGCCCAACTTCGTACAGTTTCAGCAGCCGCAGCCAGGAAAACAAATCGTAGGGGATAAACAATTCCAGCTTTTCGCCACGGGGAGTGTTCTGCTCCAAGTGGGCGAAGAAAATTTCGGCTTCGGCCTGGAGTTGGCCGTTGACGTGGCTGGTGACGGTGGCCATGGCGCCGTCTTCCTTGATGTCCTGCAGGACGGCGTGATAAGTGAGCACATCGCCCGGGGACGCTTCGCCGTGAAAGAGGGCCTTGGAAACTTTCGCCAAAATCACCTGCTTGGTGAAACCGCTATGTTCGCAGACCAATAAGCCGGCGGTTTGAGCCATGCCTTCCAAAACCAAGGTGTTGGGCATGACCGAGGCGCCGGGAAAATGATCGTGCAGATGATCTTCCGAGAGGGACAGCGTTTTGATCGCCGTGGCGCTGTGGCCGCTGACAAACTCGGTGAAGCGATCGATCCAAAACCAACGCATGGCGGCGAAAATCCTCAGACAAGAATCAAAGCACGGCCACCGTATGCTTGCGGCTTAGCGGCCATTCATCCCTAAACAACGCGCCGATTCCGATTACGGCAGTTTACTTTGCACGTAGTTGACTAAATCTTGCACAGTGAGCAGGTTTCCGAAGTTGGTGACGCGCGGGTCGGCCTCGAATTTTGTCAGGTCGACAAATGGCATGCGTTTTTTCAACTGCTCAATGCCCTCGGGCGTGACCTTGCCTTCGCGAATGTATTGCGCATTGCTGAGAATATCTTCGGGGAACAACTCGCCGCGTGGGATTTTGATGTTAAATGTTTTTTCCAGACGAAACACGATGTCGAGAAAATCGATGGATTCGGCTCCTAAATCGCCGACCATGGTGGCCTCGGGCGTCACTTCATCGTCGTCGACACCCAGCGCGTCGACCAAACAGTTGCGAACTTTCTCGAACACTTCGGCTTGCTGTACAGGCATGGATTAAAACCTCCCAGTGCGATCACAAAATAATTGAATTGCGGTATGGTTGTTGGTTGGCAAAGTGGATGTGTGCGCGATTATTGAATTACCGCCGGATTGAGGGGCACCGGCGAGATCACGGCATGGCTGCCATTTGCCGACGGAACTCCAGGCGAGGTTTCCATGGGCCGATATAAAATGTCGAACTGCTTTCGCATTTGGCGGATTACGTGGGCATCGGCACTGGCGCGAACCGGATTGCCGTCTGCCAGGTTGAATTGGGCCATCACCAACCGAGCGCCGACATTCACTTTTCCATCGACGGAGCCTTGCACTTTTAGTTTGGTCTGCTGCGGCGTGGCGCCAATAATTTCTGCCTTTACGGTCAGGGTTTGTCCGGGCTCGACGAAATCGGCATATTTAACGTTTCGTGCTTCACGCAGCACGACCATACTATGTTGAAAATTTTCGGTGGCGCGAATCAGCCAGGCCGAGGCTTGCGTGAGTGCTTCCAGCATAAACACGCCGGGCATAACAGGAAACTGCGGAAAATGGTCGGCCAGGTAGTCTTCGGCCAGGGCCAATCCTTTGATTGCCGTAATGCTTTCGCCGGGCTTCAGTTCGACAATGCGGTCCAGTAACTTAAAACGCATAACAACCGTCTGCGTAACACGCGACGGGTAGATAATGATCTGGGGGAACCACGAACCAGTCAGTATACGCGCTAGGGAATCGCTCCACAACCGCGTGCCGGTGCTGAAAATTGCTCGGAAGTGAGCTCGTGCCACGATCTTCGGAAAAAGCCGTAAACTTTTACAGTGTAAGGTTTCAGCGTCTGGACTGCCCATTTGAAATCGCGCCAAATGTGCGACTCAATCATTATCGGCAATCAAGGGTCGAGTGACGCCGAGTTCGGTTGTGACAGCGGATTAAACCCACTCTTTCTGTCAGTTTGGCAGCGTGTTACTGATAAGGCCTTCGATTGGCCGAAATTTGCCCATGCGTAACCATCTTACCAGCAAGCATTTAGAACGAGTCCGATCGTTGAATGGTTGGGCACGGACTTTGCTTATTGGGCTGCTGGGTGTGCCGCTTCTCAAGTTTCGAACGTCTAGATTAAAACTTCATTTACATAGAGACCCGTTCAACGGAGGAAACAAATCATGGTCATGCGAGGCAACGTCACTGTATACCCGCTTCAGCAATTGCGCGACGAGGTCGATCGTCTGTTCACTAACGTCATTACGCACCCGACGGTGAGCAGTGCGGCTCGGTTGGTAACGGGCCGGGGATTTCCCGCGGTAAACGTTTGGGAAGACAGCGACAACTTATTTGTCGAAGCGGAAGTGCCGGGCGTGAAGCCCGAGCAACTTGATGTCACCGTGGTTGGCAATGAGCTAACGATCAAAGGCCAGCGCCCCGAGGAGCAACAAGGCGATGCGGCGTTTCATCGGCGCGAACGTGGGCAAGGCGCTTTCACGCGCATCGTGCGGCTGTCGAGCGAAGTCAATGCGGACAACGTGCATGCTGAGCTGAACGACGGCGTACTGTTGCTTACGCTGCCCAAGGCCGAAGCCGCCAAGCCACGGAAGATTAAAGTGAAAACCGAGTAAGATGAGTCGTCTTCGAAAATCGAATGAAACTCACAATTGAAAATTAAAATCATTGAGAGACCCTACAAACAGGAGGCTGAATCATGTCTGTTGAAACCACCATCAATCAGGAACCTGGCGCCGCCGAAGTATTGCCACCGGAACACACCCGGGGCGGGCCGTATTATCGTCCGAATGTCGACATTTTTGAGTTGCCCGATCAACTCGTGGTATTGGCCGATGTACCGGGCGCCAAAAAAGACCAGATCGACGTGCGATTTGAGGACGGTTCGTTGAGCATTCACGCCCACGTGAACGAGCGGCAGGAATCGCAAGGGCCGTATGTGCGGCAAGAATATGGGGTGGGAGATTTTTATCGGACGTTCCGCGTGAGCGAGCAGATAGACGCTTCGCGGATTTCCGCGGAATACGCGTCGGGGGTATTGACGCTGCACTTGCCGAAAGTGGAAGCGGTAAAACCACGCAAAATTAAGGTGGCGGCGAAGTAATTGTTGAACCACGGAGAATTGGGGCAGGCGATGCTTGGGCCGATTCGTCATTCCAAAATGGAGGAGGAAAAGCCATGAACCTTGTGCCTTGGAAAAACAAATCGGGAGAAACGCCGGAGGGGCGGCTGTCGCCGCTTATGGAATTTCGCTCGGAAGTGAACCGCTTGTTCGATTCTTTCCTGCGCGAGCCGTTCGATTCGCTCAGCGAATCGGTGGCCTCCTGGGGCCGTTGGGCGCCGGCGCTGGATGTTTCGGAAAGCGATACCGCCGTTACCGTGCGGGCGGAAGTGCCAGGAGTGGATCCGAAAGAAATCGAGATTACGGTCACTGGCGACCGGCTGACCATTTCCGGCGAGAAGAAAGAAACGGTGGAGAAAAAAGATCGCGATGTGTTCCACCGCGAAAGCCGCTACGGCAGCTTTAGCCGCACGTTGCAATTGCCCGCCAGCGTTGATCCGCAGCACGTGACCGCCGAGCATGCCAACGGCGTGCTAACCATTACGCTGCAGAAAACGCCGGCCGCCACGGCAAAGAAAATTGTGGTGAAAAGCCACAGCGACAAGCAGCACGCGAAAAGTTAGACCGAAGTACGATTCGGTATTGCGTGTTCAAAATGGCCGGACGGCCACGCCGTACGGTCCGGATGCTGTGAGTATCCGGCTACTTTCGGCATGTTCGTGCGAAATCCTCTGAGCGTTCAATCGGTAATCAACGGTTGTTGTTCTGTCCGTTATTATTGTTGCCGTTGCCGCCGAAGCCGTTATTGTTGTTTCCGCCGGGGCCATTGCGACCGTTATTCCAACGGTTACGGCGATCTTGATCGTTGCCATTCTGATTGGCGTTGGCGGCGTTTCGCTTGGCGGCTTCCGGATCGGCCACGTTTTTCAGCGCGTCTTTAATCAGCGGATCGTCCAGCGCGCCGCCGACGCTAATCACGCGCACGACCGGCTCGACGGGCTTGGTGGAATCGTCGAGCTTGTGAATCATGCCGATCACGTCGGTCAGTAGGAATTGCGGGGCGGATACGACCAGGGAATTTGACGTGGGGTCCACTCCCACCGACAGCAATCCCTTGAACCGCGGAACGCCGTTCGTGGTGTCTTGCCGGTTGCCCATGTCGTAAAAGCTGTAAAAGGGCCGCTGCTGCTGTTGCTGCTGCGGATTCCCCGTGGCGGCCAGGGCTTTATCGTTGGGGCTGAGCAAATCGCGGTAGACTTCTTTGATAATGTCGCTGACCGCTTGCGCTTTGGCGTATTTAACGGCCACGATTTGGGTGCGGCGGATCGATTGCGAATCGGGCGGCTCCTCGCGGTCGTACAATTCAATCAGCGATTTAATTTCCGCCAATTGGTCGTCGTCGGCCCCTTGCACCAAAATCGAATTCGTCACCGGATCGGGGGTGAAGCGGAGCGGCTCGCGCTTCGACAGGCGGTTGCGATCTTCCTTCTTCTCCTGCGGCTGTTCGTCGAAGAAATAATAGACCGAGAAGTTATCGCGTTGTTTTTGTGCCTCTTCGGAGAACACGGTTTCCAGCAGGCTGGCCACGTCCTTGGCGTAGGTGTGCTTGAGCATGAAAACATGGTAGCGTGAATCGGCGGGGGAGAGTTCGTCCACGAGTTTCATGAACTGATCGAGCGCGGCCGGATCGCGCGAGGTGACAATCAAACCCTGCGGGCCACGGGTGATGGAAATTGCGGGCGACGCCGAAGACGATGCGAAGGGCGATCCGGAGGCAGCGTTTCCCGCAGGCGTGTTGTCCGCCGTGCGACGATCGTCCGGCGGCATTCGCAGCGGTGAGCGATCCGCGTTGGAATCAGCCCCATCGACATCGTTGGCCGCCACGGTATTGATGGTCGCCGGTTGGGCGGTTTTCTCCACCGCCGTCTCCAATTTCTCCGCTGCGGTAGCCGGCTGTGGTAAACGTAGCAGCTGTTCTTCCGGTGAGTTGTCAATCGAAACGCTGAATGCCGGACCGCCGGATGGCAGCCTTAAAGGAATGATGGCCGTGGCCGAGGGGGACGCATGTGCGGGCTGTTTTTTTTCCTGCTTTTCACTTTTATGTTCTGAATCTGAGTTTTCCGAATCCGACTGGCCGTGCGCGCGTTCTGAGGTGTGGCTCTTGTCGCTCGATGCGCCGTTTTTGTCGGGCGTGTCGTCGGTCGAACTGCCTTTACTGCCGTCGCGGTTGCGGGAGCTGTCGGAATCTTTCGGGTCATCAACATTTAACTGTAGCGGCGTCGGGCTGAGCGAAGGCCATACGCGCTGGAGCTGATCTAACAACCGGCTGGTATCGCGGCCGGGTTCACTGTGGATGACCCGCATGTTGTCGCCCTGCGTGTTGCCGAAGGGGTCTTCGCCCAGTTTGATGAGCAGGGCGCGAATTTCCTCCAGTTCGATGTCGTTGACTCGCAGCAGAAGGCGGTTGTGCTTGGTATCGGCCTCGACCTGAAAGCCGCCGTCTTTGGATTGCTCCGGCGCTCGGTAATCGCCGAAGACATAGCGCGGCCGGGTGGCGTCTTTGTTGGGGCCGCGCATCAAAAACTCGATGGAGCCGGCCACGTAATCGGCATCCAGCTTGCGAAGCTGGACCACTTCAAACCGCCGCGCGCTGCCATCCAGTTTTTCGATGAGCGCGCGCACGGTAACGTGATCGACCAGCGGACCGCTGACGATGATGGCGTGGTTTACGTTGTCGACTTCCAACCGCGTGGACGGATCGAGATTGCCCAGGTCTTTCAGCACGCTGACGATGGGCGCGGGATCGGCCGCCACCAGGCGATACATTTGCACGCGCTGCACGGCGGCCAGCGGCGAAACGCCGGCGGTGGGCACGTCGAGCAACTGCACTGCCTGCTCGATCACGGCCAGCTTGTCCGGCGTGGCCAGCGCCATAATGCTGTTTTCGCGGCGGTTAATGGTCAGATAAATTTTTTCTTCCTGTTGCTGCTGCCGCGGCTTTTTATCGCCGCCGTTTTGCTGCTGGGCTTGCTGCTGCATTTGCTGCATCATCTGCTGCATTTGCTGCATCTGGTCGTTATTGTTGCCGCCGCCGCCGGGTGTTTTTTCCGGCGGAATTCCCAGCAATTGCTTGAGCGTGGCCAGCACGTCGTCGGCCCGGGCGTTGTGCAGCTGGAATTCGCGCAGTTGATGCTCTTTGCCGCTTTCGCCTTGCTCGGCGCCGACCACTTCGCGAACCCGGCGCAACGTGCCGGCGGTGTCGAGAATATCCAAGCGATTGGTGGTTTTCAGGGCGCTAATGTGCTCTTTGCCGACGGGGCTGAGCAGCGGCTTCAATTCTTCCACCATCGGCTCCGCTTGCAATCGATCTAAATTGAAAAAGATTCGCACCAATTCGAACGTGCCGCGGCCGTCCAACTCCGACGGGAGCACCACCGGGACCAGGCTGACGTCCAAATGCTTTAAGTCCGAGACAATCAACACTTCGCCGTTGCGCAGCAGCGTGAAGCCCTTAGTGAGCAAAATGGAATTGATTAAATCGCGGGCCTCGGCCACGGTGTATTTGCGGCGCGTCGCCAGATCGAGGTAGCCGCCGGGCACCTCCTCCCAATCGAGGCTCATGTGCGAAATGTCGGCCAGCCATTCCAGCACCGCTTGCCACGGCTGCCCGCGAAAGCTGAACGAAACCATTCCCTCGGCATCGGGTTGCACTTTCAGTTCCGTGGGGTCGGGATCCTTGGCGGGCTTTTCCGGGCGTTTGACCGGCTGCGGCGATTCGGCGGCCGATTTATCTTTCGATTTGTCTTTGTCCGCATCGGCCGATTTGTCGTCCGCGCTTTTGCCTTCGTCCGGCTTGGCGGCGCCGTCGGCGTGGTCTTTCTTTTCGCCGTCTTTGCTCTCTCGATCTTTGGCGGCAGCATCGTCTTTGGCAGGCGTGGCTGCATCGGCAGGTTTCGCGTCGGCGTTTTTAGAAGCATCGGACCCCGGTTCATCGGCCCGTACCTGCGAAATCGGCGCAGCCAAGAAATTGAAACTGAGAAGTCCAAGCGCCAGAGCGCAGCCCAGGGTCAACTCGCAAGTTATCGCCGCCAGAAAAGAGAACAGAACCGCCCTGCACTGCCGGCGCACCGGTAGCGCGGCGGCCGCTTTGCGCAGATTGCGATTGGGTGACGGCTGCGTCACGGTTACTCCCCGATTCATTTCCCGCACATGCCAGAGAACAGAGACAATCGGCCCGCTGATCCGTGCGGCCCACCTGCAATTGGGGATTCGCCCGCTAGTTTACACAACTAGCCCACGGGGGGCAAGTTTTTTGGGCGGGGGCAGTGGGTCAGTACTAATTCTAGGAATTCCCAAGCGACGGCGCTGATTACTTCCGCCAGCGCTTATCACTGAAGCGCCAGACCTGAATCGCAAGCAAGATCATTGCGGCGATTACGACATAATGCCACGGGCTAATTTGCATCCCCCCCCATCATATACGATTCGCCTTGCAAAGCTGCTGGGTGGCACTGGCTTTGCCAGTGTTTTTTTGTGTGGTACGCAGCACTGGCAGAGCCAGTGGCACCCGTGCGACGGCTGTCCCCCTGCCGTTTGCTTTGGGGAAACGCCAGCGGCTGAGGACAGCCGCTTCTACATTTCACACTGACCCGCGCTATTTCCCCGCTTCCGGTTTCAGCGTGATGTTCACCGTCGCCGGCTCCAACCCTTCGGCCGTGGCCGTCAGCTTGGCCGTGCCGCCGGTTTCTTGGGCGCGAACAATCGCCAGCGCCAGGCCGTGGAACGCTTTGCGGGAATCGACGCCTTGGAATTGCTCGTGATTCGTGGGGTCGCCGTTTTCCAGCCCGGCAATTGCCGCCGGCCCGTCGAGCTTGAACTTGATTTCGTTATCCGCATCCGGACAAACGTGGCCATCTTTATCGATCACGCGGGCGGTCACAAAACTCAAGTCGTCGCCATCAGCGTAAATCTTAGAGCGATCGGCCTTCAGCTCCAACTTGGCTGGCTTCCCGGCGGTGGTCACTTCGTCGGTGGCCCACTCTTTGCCGTCTTTTTTCGCCACGGCTTTGAGCGTGCCCGGCTCGAAGGGGACTTTCCACTCGTAATGGGTTTGCACCAGGTCTTTTGCTTCCTTCGTGCCCAGCGATTTGCCGTTCAGGAATAGTTCCACCGAATCGCCGTTAGTGAAGGCCCACACCGGAATTTCCTTGCCGGCAAATTGCTCCCAATTCCAATGCGGCAGCAAATGCACCATGGGCTTGTCGGACCACGACGCCTGATAAATGTAGAAGCGGTCTTTCGGGAAGCCGGCCAAATCGACAATGCCGAAATACGACGACCGGGCCGGCCACGGAAACGGCGTGGGCTCGCCGATGTAATCGAAGCCGGTCCAGACAAACTCGCCGGCCACCCAGGGATGCTTTTTCAACGCCAGCAAGCTAGTTTCGGCCGTGTGGCCCCACGGCGGACGATCTAAATCGTAAGACGTGCATTGCGTGTCTGGCCGAATTTTAATTTTCACCTGCCCGTCGTCATTCAAATATAAGCCGTATTCGCCGCGCGTGGAAAGCGCCGAGGCGGTTTCCGAAGCGATCAGCTTGCGGTCATCTTTGTGGTCGACATCGTAGTTGTTGATGTTGTAGTTAATGCCCATCACGTCCAGGGCGTCGGCAAAGCCGGTACGGACAGCGCTATTGGGGTTGTTGCAGGCGGACACGGTTGGGCGGGTGGGATCTTCGCGGTGGGCGATGTCGGAGAGCCGCTTGGCCATTTCGCCGCCATTTTTGGCGCCTTGTTCGGGAATTTCGTTCCCGATGGACCAGAGCACCACGCTGGGATGGTTCCGATCACGGTGGATCATGGCGGTGATGTCAGGCTCCGACCAATCGTCGAAAAAGCGACCATAGCCCATCTTGGTTTTGGAACGTTTCCATTCGTCGAAGGCTTCATCCATGACGACAAAGCCCAATTCGTCGGCCAGGTCAAGACATTCTTTGGCCGGCGGATTGTGGGAGGTGCGCAGCGCGTTATCGCCCATGTCTTTCAGAATTTGCAGTTGCCGCTCCATGGCCCGAGTGTTGAAGGCCGAGCCCAGCGCGCCTAAATCGTGGTGGTTGCAAGTGCCCTGAATTTGCAGCCGCTTGCCGTTGAGCAAAAAGCCGTTGTCGGCGGTGAACTCGATGGTGCGGAAGCCGATGCGGTCGGTGACGGCATCGGTCGGCTGTCCCCCTTCCGAAACGGTGGTGAGGGCGCGGTACAAATGCGGGGAATCGACGGACCATAAGTGCGGACTGGAGACGGTGCACTTGGCCGACAGGGTGGCTTCGCTGTGGGCGGGAATAGCCTGTTCGTCGGAGGTCGCTTCCGCCACGGCGGTTCCAAGAGGAGCATTGTTGAAGTCGCGGCTTTCCTGGTCGGCGCCGCGGACGCCCAAGTCGAAAATTTTCGTGGAGAATTTGCACTTCTGTTCGGCATCAGAATCGTTGCGGACCGTCGTTTTTACGGTGACCGTGAAATCGTTGGAATCGGCCCCGGCTTTCTCCGAAACTACATAAGTACCCCACGGAGCAATATGCACCGGATCGGTAATCACCAAATGCACGGGCCGGAAAATGCCGGCGCCGGAGTACCACCGCGAGCAGGGCTGTTCCACATTGCAGCGCACGGCCAGGGTGTTGGGCGCGTCGAATTTGAGATCGTCGGTAATGTCGTACTGAAACGGCGTGTAACCGTAGGGATGATTGCCCAGCAGCTTACCGTTGAGATAGACATCGGAATTCATGTACACGCCGTCGAACACCATCGCCACACGCTTTCCCTTGGCTGAGGCCGGCGGTGTAAAGGTTTTTCGATACCAGGCGACGCCGGCATCCAAATAACCGCCGCCGCCGTCTTGAACAGCCTTCTGCTGACGATTGTCGTAGTGCGAACTGCCGGGGGAGTCAGGATCGAACGGCCCTTCCATTTTGCTGGGATCTTTTCCCGGCGGACCTTCGATGCTGTAATCATGCGGCACGTTCAAGGTGCGCCAGGTAGAATCGTCGAAGCCGGGCTGGCTGGCATCGGCGGGATCGCCCAGTTGAAACTTCCACTGCTGATTAAATGGCAGCGTTTGGCGTTGGGCCTCGGCCATGGCGGTGCTGGCGGCTAAAACAATGGCGCTAAATATCCCGGCGAGATGAACTTGCATAATCGTGCGTCCTCAAAACGACAACTGGGTGTCAATGCATGGCTCGGGCCCAAGGAACGACCTCAGACTCCGGTTCTGGCAACTCCCCACGGCAGTAGCACGCGCTCCTCTAAGATACGGCAATTCTAATCTGCCGGTACTGCTTCGCAAGTGTGGTCAGGCCCAAGTGCCGACGGCGAATCGTAGCGCACGAAGCGCGGCCCTTGGCCAACGTTGGAACACTGGACAGACCGCCGCCAGGCACAAGGCGATGGTTGCCGACGGAGGCTTAGACATCGCCGCGTCCGAGCCACCACCCGTTTTAAGAAACTGGAGCCATGATTGCAAATCGGCGATGCTCACTTTGCCGTCGTGATTCAGGTCGCCGATGGAGAACCGCTGCGCAATGCTGAGGCTTTTGGCCATTTCAAAATCGGGCAGATCGGCCAGAGCCAATTCCATGGCTTTGATGTCCGCTGCGTCAACACTGCTGTCACGATTGAAATCGCCCAGCTTGAACGGCTGAGTGATTAAATCGTAGCCGATCACATCGACCGCCGGCTGTTAACCGACATTACGCATGGCGACTGAGGACCGTCGCCCTTATATGTTTCAAACTAACCCCTTACCCATCGTGGGTTAAGAGCACAATACCCCGCCGACTGCACCGGTCGGCAATTCGGACATTTAACCACAAACTAACCTACGACCAATTGCCATTTACACCGCGGTGGAAGCCGTTTACCATTGCCGGCTCTCTTTTCCGAGGACCGGATGCGCAACGTGTTGCTTCTCATCGCCCTGGCAATAGCGGCCGCCTCGGGCTGCTGCATGCTCAAATTGCACAGCCCGTTCCCGTTTGTCGATGCGCCAGGTCGAGAAACGAGTTTACCCGATCTCCAGAAGCACGATTCGGACCAACCGCAGAATTCGAATCGGTCGATTTGCTCCGGTAGCGTCCAATCTCCTGCTGGTAACGAGCGGCAAAACGGAACGGATCATATCAGTTGATATGCCGGCCGACCGCGCCCAGACCGTTCCGGGGTCTAGGAATTGCGCCACTTGTAAATGCATATTCCTGCGCCGATTACCGCAAAAAAAATCCCGCCTCGCCATTCCCACAATTGCAGATCGAGCCTGCCGGGCGCTAAAAGATGGTTGATTTGTTGGTCCACCCAATGCGCAAAATCGGTTTGAGGAAACAGCAACAGCAACACGGCGAACGCAAAACAAACGATCGCGGCAATCATTCCTCGCATGATCGGGCCCTGGCAGTTTTCAGCCCCTGCCAAACGATTCAGGGGGCATAAAGAGTGCCAGACGATGAAATTATTTCCGGCCGGACACAAAGTTGGCAGTATTTGGTGAAATGGATTAGACTTTGTGCTGAGAGAGCCCAGCGATGCAACTGACGCGCAATTTCTATGCCATTGGGACGGTCCTCGTTGGACTGTTCTTGTGCGGCGCTGTGCAAGGGGCGACTTATTACGTGGCCACCAATGGGAGCGACACCGGAGCGGGAACATTATCGCAGCCGTTTGCCAGCATTGCGCAAGCGCAACAGGCGGCATCATCGGGCGATACGGTTTACATTCGCGGAGGCAC
Above is a window of Pirellulales bacterium DNA encoding:
- the fabF gene encoding beta-ketoacyl-ACP synthase II, yielding MKRRVVITGVGCVTPLGNSVDEMWQRLLKGESGVGYTTHFDASNFPTKISAEVKNWDIADAGEDPERWKYRGRHTRFAAGAAKQAMQDSGLDGSRFDPTRFGVYLGSGEGQQDFASFTRMMAHALEGEQLDVAAFTREGLETLHPMAELEQEPHMPAAHLASMFNAQGPNANCLTACAASSQAVGEAAELIRRGEAEIMLSGGTHSMIHPFGVTGFNLLTALSTRNDAPTKASRPFDKDRDGFVLGEGSTMLLVEELEHAKARGAKIYGELLGYGSTADAYRITDTHPEGRGGAGCIRLALEDAGLNPTDVHYINAHGTSTDVNDKVETLAIKTIFGDHAYKVPVSSTKSMLGHLIAAAGATELVICLMAIRDNALPPTINYDTPDPECDLDYIPNAARQSRCDVALSNSFGFGGQNISLIVGRFKG
- a CDS encoding 3-hydroxyacyl-ACP dehydratase FabZ family protein; protein product: MRWFWIDRFTEFVSGHSATAIKTLSLSEDHLHDHFPGASVMPNTLVLEGMAQTAGLLVCEHSGFTKQVILAKVSKALFHGEASPGDVLTYHAVLQDIKEDGAMATVTSHVNGQLQAEAEIFFAHLEQNTPRGEKLELFIPYDLFSWLRLLKLYEVGRDAAGNPLQIHPHMAESDPFLSAQNAAVK
- a CDS encoding acyl carrier protein → MPVQQAEVFEKVRNCLVDALGVDDDEVTPEATMVGDLGAESIDFLDIVFRLEKTFNIKIPRGELFPEDILSNAQYIREGKVTPEGIEQLKKRMPFVDLTKFEADPRVTNFGNLLTVQDLVNYVQSKLP
- a CDS encoding 3-hydroxyacyl-ACP dehydratase FabZ family protein, with product MRFKLLDRIVELKPGESITAIKGLALAEDYLADHFPQFPVMPGVFMLEALTQASAWLIRATENFQHSMVVLREARNVKYADFVEPGQTLTVKAEIIGATPQQTKLKVQGSVDGKVNVGARLVMAQFNLADGNPVRASADAHVIRQMRKQFDILYRPMETSPGVPSANGSHAVISPVPLNPAVIQ
- a CDS encoding Hsp20/alpha crystallin family protein, which translates into the protein MVMRGNVTVYPLQQLRDEVDRLFTNVITHPTVSSAARLVTGRGFPAVNVWEDSDNLFVEAEVPGVKPEQLDVTVVGNELTIKGQRPEEQQGDAAFHRRERGQGAFTRIVRLSSEVNADNVHAELNDGVLLLTLPKAEAAKPRKIKVKTE
- a CDS encoding Hsp20/alpha crystallin family protein → MSVETTINQEPGAAEVLPPEHTRGGPYYRPNVDIFELPDQLVVLADVPGAKKDQIDVRFEDGSLSIHAHVNERQESQGPYVRQEYGVGDFYRTFRVSEQIDASRISAEYASGVLTLHLPKVEAVKPRKIKVAAK
- a CDS encoding Hsp20/alpha crystallin family protein, which translates into the protein MNLVPWKNKSGETPEGRLSPLMEFRSEVNRLFDSFLREPFDSLSESVASWGRWAPALDVSESDTAVTVRAEVPGVDPKEIEITVTGDRLTISGEKKETVEKKDRDVFHRESRYGSFSRTLQLPASVDPQHVTAEHANGVLTITLQKTPAATAKKIVVKSHSDKQHAKS